One segment of Salvelinus alpinus chromosome 1, SLU_Salpinus.1, whole genome shotgun sequence DNA contains the following:
- the LOC139532955 gene encoding cysteine protease atg4da-like codes for MNPSSPCEGQSPEGDPPDDWFHLSTMSLGTQGSDGSRDDPEEPEERGRLKSQLVSAWNNVKYGWSFKSKVRFSKTSPLTMLGQSYLLSHGVERECFRRAFATLLWLTYRRGFPQLDGSSLTTDSGWGCMLRSGQMLLAQGLLQHLLPPGWTWLSANHVFKDDIEVQESRSLGPEVTKKGRRKSIVSFLESRTEVTHRRVVSWFGDHPIAPFGLHQLVEQGTSSGKKAGDWYGPSIVAHILRKAVDAASAEVSNLTVYVAQDCTVYIDDVVRLCERPLSEGSTGPSPAWKSVIILVPVRLGGEVLNPTYIKCVKNLLRLECCIGIIGGKPKHSLFFVGYQDEQLLYLDPHYSQSTVDITQDNFPLESFHCKCPRKISFSRMDPSCTIGFYAKSQKEFELLCSAVSTALSSSTEKYPIFTIAEGQGQDGGQEDESDAPPNSITHILTKDKARLRRTNNSNSMDEFVLL; via the exons ATGAACCCCAGTTCTCCCTGTGAGGGCCAGAGCCCTGAGGGTGACCCTCCAGATGATTGGTTCCACCTTTCCACCATGTCTCTGGGAACTCAGGGCTCTGATGGAAGCCGGGATGACCCAGAGGAACCTGAGGAGAGAGGCAGACTCAAGTCCCAGTTGGTGTCAGCATGGAACAATGTCAAATATG GCTGGTCGTTCAAGTCAAAGGTCCGCTTTAGCAAGACCTCTCCTCTGACTATGCTTGGACAGTCTTATCTGCTCAGTCATGGAG TGGAGAGGGAGTGCTTTCGCCGGGCCTTTGCCACTCTGCTGTGGCTGACGTACAGGCGGGGCTTCCCACAGCTGGATGGTTCCTCTCTGACCACAGACAGTGGGTGGGGCTGCATGCTGCGCAGTGGACAGATGCTGCTGGCACAGGGGCTGCTGCAACACCTGCTGCCGCCAG GctggacctggctctctgccaatCATGTGTTCAAAGATGACATAGAGGTACAGGAGTCTCGCTCCTTGGGTCCAGAGGTGACTAagaagggaaggaggaagagcATAGTGTCCTTCCTGGAGAGTCGGACTGAGGTCACTCACAGACGGGTGGTGTCCTGGTTTGGGGACCATCCCATCGCCCCGTTCGGGCTGCACCAGCTGGTGGAACAGGGCACAAGCTCAGGGAAGAAGGCAGGGGACTGGTACGGCCCCTCCATCGTAGCACACATACTTCG TAAGGCTGTTGACGCAGCATCAGCAGAGGTGTCCAATCTGACAGTGTATGTAGCACAGGACTGCACTG TGTACATAGATGACGTGGTGAGGCTGTGTGAGAGACCTCTATCTGAGGGCTCCACAGGACCCAGTCCAGCCTGGAAGTCTGTCATCATCCTGGTCCCTGTGCGCCTGGGAGGAGAAGTCCTCAACCCCACCTACATCAAATGTGTCAAA AATCTCCTGAGGTTAGAATGCTGCATTGGAATTATTGGTGGCAAACCCAAGCATTCTCTGTTCTTTGTTGGGTACCAAG ACGAACAGCTGCTGTACTTGGACCCCCACTACAGCCAGTCCACAGTAGATATCACACAGGATAACTTCCCCTTAGAG TCATTTCACTGTAAGTGTCCCAGGAAGATCTCCTTCAGTCGCATGGATCCCAGCTGCACTATAGGCTTCTATGCCAAGAGCCAGAAGGAATTTGAGTTACTGTGCTCAGCTGTTAGCACG GCTCTCTCATCATCAACAGAAAAGTACCCCATCTTCACCATTGCAGAGGGTCAGGGGCAGGATGGGGGGCAGGAGGATGAGAGCGATGCACCCCCAAACTCTATCACCCACATCCTGACCAAGGACAAGGCGAGGCTGAGAAGGACCAATAACAGCAACAGCATGGATGAGTTTGTGTTATTGtga